Below is a genomic region from Pseudazoarcus pumilus.
GTGAAACCCGCACAACCGGCTACGAGCATGTCGTAGGACATCTTCACAATCAGGGCCATGACCACTCCCAGAAAGACCAAACGCACGAAACCCGAACCACGGGCCAGGGCAATGCGCGAACCGATGATTGCCCCGCACAGATTGCATAGCGCCATCGTCGCGCCAAGCACCCACAACACTTCCACCGAGGTCGAGAAGTAGGCGATCGCGCCCAGGTTGGTCGCGACGTTGACGATCTTGGCGGTTGCGGCAGCATGAATGAAATCCAGCGCCAGGAAGCGCACGAACAGAAAAATCAGGAAACTTCCCGTACCCGGTCCGAACAAGCCATCATAGAAGCCCACCGATGCCGCGATCGCCATCGTCACGATCAGCTCGCGCCGACCATGCTTTTGCTGGGACTTCCCGGTGCCGAGATCCTTGCGGATGAATGTATGTGCCACGACCAGCACCAGCAGTAGCAGCACGAACGGACGCATCAACTCCGGCGGGAGCAGGACCACCGCCTTCGCACCGAGCCATGACGCGGCGAGGGCAACGACCGCCCCCGGCAAGGCGATGGCCCAGGGGATACGCACCCGTCGTGCATACTGGACGGCAGCCGATGCCGTACCTACGATGCTGGAGACCTTGTTCGTCGCGAGCAGCACGGCGGGCGACTGAGTGGGAAACGCAGAAAACAGTGCCGGGATCTGCACCAGCCCACCCCCGCCAACGACGGCGTCGACGAACCCCGCGAACAACGCCGCGAAACCAAGGGTCAGGATCAGAACATCAGCGTCCATCGATCGCACCGTAACGCAACGGTTTCACGTGAAACGGGAGCAAGACGCAGCGCGACGCGACACGCAAGACGCGCTCTACCGGAATCGCGCAATCGATCACTTGCCGATGCAAAAACGGGAGAAGATCACACCCAGCAGATCGTCCGGCGTGAACGCACCGGTGATCTTCCCCAGCGCATCGTGTGCAAGCCGCAACTCCTCGGCGAAAAGATCCAGCGAGTGCGCGTGATCACGTGCCGTTGCGAGATATCCGGCGGTTTCGCGGAGCGCCAGCAAATGACGTTCGCGGGCGATGAACACATCCTCTTGCCCCGGGAACCAGCCGACAATCTTCAGCAGCTTTCTGCGCAGCTCGTCGATACCATCACCCCGGACTGCACTCATCAGCAGATCATGACGCCTATCGAGCGCCGCCTCGTCCACAAGGTCGACCTTGTTGAACACACGCAGCCGCGGAAGGTCCGACGGAAGTCTGGCATCGATCTCGTCGTCGGCTGGCGACCAGCCTGCCCTCGCATCAACGAGATGGACCACCACGTCGGCCTTGGCGATCTCCGCCCAACTGCGCTCCACGCCGATGCGCTCGACCGGGTTCTCGGTGGCGCGCAGTCCCGCCGTATCGACGAGATGTAGCGGGACTCCCTCGATCTGGATGGTCTCGCGCAATACATCGCGAGTCGTGCCGGCAATGTCGGTGACGATCGCACGCTCCTCGCCCGAGAGGCGGTTGAGCAGGCTGGACTTGCCCACGTTGGGAAGACCCGCCAGAACCACACGTATGCCTTCGCGCAGCAAGGCGCCCTGTCCGGCCGCGCGGAGCACGCCATCGAGTCGCGACTCGATCGCATCGAGTCGCTCGAAGGCGCGCGCCTGCTGCAGAAAGTCGTTCTCTTCTTCGGGGAAATCCAGTGTGGCCTCGACCAGCATGCGCAGATCGATCAGTTCGTCTCGCAGGCCTTCGATCCGCTGCGAGAACTCGCCGCCGAGAGAACGCACGGCAGAGCGCGCCGCCTCGGCCGTGGAGGCATCGATGAGATCCGCGACCGCCTCGGCCTGGGCGAGATCCATGCGGCCGTTGAGAAAGGCCCGTTGCGAGAACTCGCCGGGCGCCGCCGGACGCGCACCAAGCTCGAAGCAGCGCTCCAGAAGCAAGCGCATCACGACGGGACCGCCATGCCCCTGCAGTTCGAGCACATCCTCACCGGTGAACGAAGCAGGCGCCGGAAAATGGATCAACAGGCCTTCGTCGACAGGCGCTCCCGCTCGATCGAGGAAACGCACCAGCGTCGCATGGCGGGGGCGCGGCTCGCGACCGCTCAGCGCCCGTGCGAAGGGCAGCAGCGACGGGCCCGAGACGCGCACCACACCGATACCGCCGCGACCGGGGGCGGTGGCGATGGCGGCGATGGTGTCGTTCCCGGGTGC
It encodes:
- the mnmE gene encoding tRNA uridine-5-carboxymethylaminomethyl(34) synthesis GTPase MnmE, with amino-acid sequence MDGVAPGNDTIAAIATAPGRGGIGVVRVSGPSLLPFARALSGREPRPRHATLVRFLDRAGAPVDEGLLIHFPAPASFTGEDVLELQGHGGPVVMRLLLERCFELGARPAAPGEFSQRAFLNGRMDLAQAEAVADLIDASTAEAARSAVRSLGGEFSQRIEGLRDELIDLRMLVEATLDFPEEENDFLQQARAFERLDAIESRLDGVLRAAGQGALLREGIRVVLAGLPNVGKSSLLNRLSGEERAIVTDIAGTTRDVLRETIQIEGVPLHLVDTAGLRATENPVERIGVERSWAEIAKADVVVHLVDARAGWSPADDEIDARLPSDLPRLRVFNKVDLVDEAALDRRHDLLMSAVRGDGIDELRRKLLKIVGWFPGQEDVFIARERHLLALRETAGYLATARDHAHSLDLFAEELRLAHDALGKITGAFTPDDLLGVIFSRFCIGK
- a CDS encoding sulfite exporter TauE/SafE family protein; the protein is MDADVLILTLGFAALFAGFVDAVVGGGGLVQIPALFSAFPTQSPAVLLATNKVSSIVGTASAAVQYARRVRIPWAIALPGAVVALAASWLGAKAVVLLPPELMRPFVLLLLVLVVAHTFIRKDLGTGKSQQKHGRRELIVTMAIAASVGFYDGLFGPGTGSFLIFLFVRFLALDFIHAAATAKIVNVATNLGAIAYFSTSVEVLWVLGATMALCNLCGAIIGSRIALARGSGFVRLVFLGVVMALIVKMSYDMLVAGCAGFT